The region ACCGAGCGCACTTTTGAACTGGTCGGCACCTTTGAGGCCGATGTGCGCGCCGGCAAGGTGAGCGACGCCAGCCCGATTGGACAGGCACTGATGGGCGCCCATCCCGGCGAACGGGTGCAGGTGCCCGGCCCCAAAGGCAACATGGAATTTGAGGTGCTGGAAGTCACTTACGAGTGAGCCTGCCGTGACCCGGTACCCCCTGTGCCGTGCCGGTTCCTCTGGCCGGAACAGCCGGCGCTGACCTGCGGAGAATGCTTTAGCTTTAAGCTGATCCGCAGGTTTGTTGTGTCCTGCTTGCTGCGGCTTCATCACGCTGCACAGGCTTTTTCCGTTTTTTCCGCCTTTTCGACTTGTTCTCTTTGGAGTGTCCTGCCATGACCCAGACCCCTGCCCTTTCTGACAGCCCCAGCGCCGGGCTGACCGACTGGCCGCGTTCCAGCGGCGTGCTGCTGCATCCCACCTCCCTGCCGGGGCCCTACGGCCTGGGCGAACTGGGGCCCGAGGCCCGGCAGTGGGTGGACTGGCTTCAGGAGGCCGGGCAGACCTACTGGCAGATTCTGCCGCTGGGCCCGACCGGTCTGGGCGACAGCCCCTACCAGACACTGGGTGCCTTTGCAGGCAACCCGCTGCTGATCAGCCTGGCCGAGCTGAAAAGCTGGGGCCTGCTGAAAGAGGAAGACCTGATGACTGGCCCCGAGCAACACCCCGAGCGGGTGGATTTCAGTGCCCAGACGGTCTGGCGCGGTGAGTTGCTGTGGGCCGCCTACCGCCGTTTCCAGGCGGGGGAAGGGCAGGTCAGCGCCGAGGAGTTCACGGCCTACAAGGCCGCCCAGGCCAGCTGGCTGGACAATTACGCGCTGTTCCGTGCCCTCAAGGAAGTGCACGGCGGCGCGCCCTGGTATGCCTGGGAAAGCCAGTACCGTGGGCGCGACCAGGCGGCGCTGACCCGTTTCCAGCAGGAACATTTCGATGTGGTGGAGCATATCCGCTTTATTCAGTTCCTGTTTGAGCGGCAGTGGCAGGCACTGCGGGCCTATGCCGGCGAGCGCGGCGTGCAGATTATCGGGGACCTGCCTATTTTCGTGGCGTTGGACTCGGCAGATGTCTGGGCGCACCAGGACCTGTTTGCGCTGGATGAGCAGGGCCAGCCCGAGGTGCAGGCCGGCGTGCCGCCCGATTATTTCGCGGCCGACGGCCAGTTGTGGGGCAATCCGCTTTACCGCTGGGACCGGATGCAGGCCCAGGGCTTCGACTGGTGGGTGGGCCGCTTTGCCCGCAGCCGCGAGCTGTATGACCTGATCCGGGTGGACCATTTCCGCGGCTTTGAAGCGTACTGGGAGGTGCCCTACCCGGCCGAGAATGCCCGCGGCGGCCGCTGGGTGCCGGCCCCCGGCCGCGAGCTGCTGACCGAGGTGCGCCGCCGCCTAGGCGACCTGCCCATCATTGCCGAGGACCTGGGCGTGATCACCCCGGCGGTGGAAGAGCTGCGCGACGAGTTCGAACTGCCCGGCATGGTGGTGCTGCAGTTCGCTTTTTCCGACGAGGACTTCTGGAACAGCCCCTTTTATCCGGCCAACATCGTCCGCAACCGGGTAGTCTACAGCGGCACCCACGACAATGACACCACTCTGGGCTGGTGGCGCACCGCCTCTGAGCTGGAAAAGCATCATTTCCGCTCCTTTACCAGCTCGGACCCCGCCGAGGAAGAGGTGCCCTGGCAGATGATGGGCATTGCCTGGCACAG is a window of Deinococcus sp. Marseille-Q6407 DNA encoding:
- the malQ gene encoding 4-alpha-glucanotransferase, which translates into the protein MTQTPALSDSPSAGLTDWPRSSGVLLHPTSLPGPYGLGELGPEARQWVDWLQEAGQTYWQILPLGPTGLGDSPYQTLGAFAGNPLLISLAELKSWGLLKEEDLMTGPEQHPERVDFSAQTVWRGELLWAAYRRFQAGEGQVSAEEFTAYKAAQASWLDNYALFRALKEVHGGAPWYAWESQYRGRDQAALTRFQQEHFDVVEHIRFIQFLFERQWQALRAYAGERGVQIIGDLPIFVALDSADVWAHQDLFALDEQGQPEVQAGVPPDYFAADGQLWGNPLYRWDRMQAQGFDWWVGRFARSRELYDLIRVDHFRGFEAYWEVPYPAENARGGRWVPAPGRELLTEVRRRLGDLPIIAEDLGVITPAVEELRDEFELPGMVVLQFAFSDEDFWNSPFYPANIVRNRVVYSGTHDNDTTLGWWRTASELEKHHFRSFTSSDPAEEEVPWQMMGIAWHSRARTAVAPLQDLLALGSEARMNVPGSATGHWGWRVDAAALTPELAARLRDLTEESGRLNSAAPAARD